CGAGGTCATTACAACATAGATGCCGACGCCCGTGCAAGCTGGCTTTCCGGGCGATTGCACGCGCTTGGCGTCTCGTTTTTTGACGAATGCCCTGGGCCTTGTAACGGTCCGTAAACTGAAAGCCGCCCGCGGCATGCGCTTCGCGCCCGAAATCGTGCAACGCACCATCGGGAACCGCTGTCCAATGTGTCAATAAGAACGTTGCTCCACCGCGGCCGCGCCGCCCGACGATCATGGCCCACCCGCCGATGTCCCCCGCACCCTCCGACCCCGCTCCCGGCGGTCGCGGCAGCCTCGCCACCACGCCCCCGCCCGGACCGCCGAAGCCTCCCACGGCGTGGCAGCTGATCCGGCCGTACTGGGTCTCGGAAAAGCGCTGGAAAGGGCGCCGCCTGCTCGCACTCGTCATCGCGCTCAACCTTGCGATCGTGTTCATCAACGTGCGTCTGAACGCGTGGAATACCGCCTTCTATGATGCCCTCGACAAACGGAACTGGCCGGTCTTCAAATCCTCTCTCGTCGAATTCGCGGTGCTGGCGTTCAGCTTCATCATCATTGCGACCTTCCGCACGTACTTTCGCCAGATGCTCGAAATCCGCTGGCGGCAGTGGATCACCGACGCCACCCTGGCGAAGTGGTTCGCCCATCAGGCGTTCTACCGCATCGAGCGCGATCATCTTGCGGACAACCCCGACCAGCGCATTTCCGAAGACATCCGCTCGCTCGTCAATTCGTCGCTCGCGCTTTCGCTCGATCTGTTGACGACGGTGGTCTCGCTGTTCTCCTTCATCACCATCCTGTGGACGATTTCGGGCGCGTTGTCGTTCGCGCTCGACGGTATGAACATCACCATTGCGGGCTACATGGTGTGGGTCGCGGCGCTGTATGCCATCGTCGGCTCGTTTTTCATCTTCAAGGTCGGCCGCCCGCTTGTCGGTCTGAGCTATCGTCAGCAGCAGGTGGAAGCCGACTTCCGTTTCCTGCTGGTGCGACTGCGCGAATCCGCCGAACAGGTCGCGCTCTATCGCGGCGAAAGGGCGGAGTGGTCGCGCCTGCAAGTGGCCTTCGGCGCGGTGCGCGAGAACTGGTGGCAGATCATGGTCGTGACGAAGCGCCTGATCTTCGCGAACTCGATCTATGCGCAGATTGCCATCGTCTTCCCGATCATGGCCGCCGCCCCGCGCTACTTCGCAGGCGCCTTCACCCTGGGCGTGCTCATGCGGATCATCGACGCCTTCGGGCAGGTGAGCGACGGTTTCTCCTGGTTCGTGAACAGCTTTCAGACGCTGGCCGACTGGAAGGCGACGATCAACCGTCTGCGCGAATTCGCCCGCGTGATCGAGCACACCCCGCACGAGGGCGGGATTTCCGTGACACGCACGAGCGACACACCCGCCTACATGGCTGCCGACCTGCAACTGTCGCTGCCCGATGGCACGCCTCTGGCCGTGGCCGGATCGTTTGCCTTCGCGCCCGGTTCGCGCTGGCTTGTGCGAGGTCGTTCCGGTTCCGGCAAGAGCACCATGCTGCGAGCGCTCGCCGGATTGTGGCCATTCGGCAGCGGACGCATCGAAGTCCCCGCCAACGCCCGCGTGCTGTTCCTCTCGCAGCAAAGCTATCTGCCTATCGACACGCTCAAGGCCGCGCTTGCATTCCCGTCGCCGCCCGACGCCTTCACCGACGCCGCGTGCCGCGACGCCCTGAACGCCGTGAGTCTGTCGCAGTACGGCGACGACCTGTCGACCCACGCGCACTGGGCACGGCGCCTGTCGGGAGGCGAGCAACAGCGGCTTGCCGCCGCTCGCGCACTGCTGCAAAAGCCGGACTATCTGTTCCTCGACGAAGCGACCAGTGCACTCGACGTCGAAACCGAAGAGGCGGTGTACGAAGCGCTGCACGCGCGGCTGCCAGGCACCGCCATCGTCAGCGTGGCGCATCGCGAAACGCTCGGACGTTTCCATCAACACACGATGACCCTGCCGGTCATGAGCGATGTTCTGCCGTCGCCGATGGCAGGCGCAGTATGAGCACACCGGCGGCGTTGCAGCATCGGGACGGCGCATTCTCACGCCCCGATTCCTTCACTTCATAAATAATATTGACGCCTCTGGTCCGGCGCGCGGCGCGTTTGGCATAATCACGGGCACCCCTTCAAGCGCTATCCGGGCTCATCGTGACCATCTCAGCTTCCTCTTCCGGCCAATCGACGCCCGCCGCGCACGCCCTGCCACGCGCCGCACGCACCATCGTCGTCACCGGCGCCGCTTCCGGCATCGGCGCGGCCATCGCCCGCCGTCTCGCCTCTCCCGATACCCGCTTGCTGCTGCACACGCGCGGCGCGTCCGGCGCGAGTCAGGCACGCCTCGCGGAAGTGCGTCACGCGTGCGAAGGTTTCGGTGCGCAGTGCGCCACGTGGTTCGGCGACTTGACGGATACGGCCTCGGCCGCTCGCCTGATCGACGCCGCGCACGACGCCTTCGGCCCCATCGACCAGTTCGTGAGCAACGCGGGGTTCGCCACGCGGCAGCGTGTCTCCGACATCGACGACGATGCCTTCGCCCGCACGCTCGCGGCCATGCCCGGCGCCTTCGCGGCATTGCTGCGCCACGCGCTGCCCGACCTGCAACGCTCGCCGCACGGCAGCGTCGTCGCCATCAGTTCGTTCGTGGCGCATCGCTTCGCGCCGAACCAGCCGGGCTTTCCCGCGACGGCCGCCGCCAAGGCCGCGATCGAGGCGCTCGCGAAGAGCGCCGCCGCCGAACATGCACGCGCGGGCGTGACGATCAACTGTGTCGCGCCTGGCTACACGCGCAAGGACAGCGGCCACTCCGCCATCGACCCGGCTGCGTGGCAACGCGCCGCCGAGGCGACGCCGACCGCACGCCTGTGCGAGCCCGACGACATCGCAGCGCTGGCCGTCTTCCTGCTCGGCCCGCACGCGCGGCAGATCACCGGGCAGGTCATCCATGTGGATGGCGGCCTGACTCTGTAGGCCACGGCAAGCGCCAAAATCGATCGCCCGGCCGTTCGTTTCCCGAGTCAGACGTGGACTCCCGCATCGATGCCATGCATTGAACGACAACAACCACACGTCACATACATAACGACAAGCACACGATCCACCGAGGAGTCTTCATGGCATTTTTTTCCTGGTTCAACGAACTCAACACGAAGGAGCGCAAGGCCCTGTATGCGGGCTTTGGCGGCTATGCCGTCGATGCGTTCGACTTCATGATCTATTCGTTCCTCATCCCCACGCTCATTGCCGCATGGGGCATGACGAAGGGCGAGGCCGGCATGATCGCGACCAGTTCGCTCATCTCGTCGGCCGTGGGCGGATGGCTTGCGGGCATTCTCGCGGACCGCTTCGGACGTGTGCGTGTGCTGCAATGGACCATCGCCACGTTCTGTCTGTTCACATTCCTCTCGGGCTTCACGAACTCGTTCTGGCAACTGCTCGTCACGCGCACGTTGCAGGGCATCGGCTTCGGCGGCGAGTGGACCGTGGTCACCATGATGATGGGCGAAATGATCCGCTCGCCGCAGCATCGTGCGAAAGCCGTCGGCACGGTGCAAAGCAGCTGGTCGGTCGGCTGGGCGGCCGCCGCATTGCTGTATTGGTTCTTCTTCGCCGTGCTCGACGAGGGCTACGCATGGCGCGCGTGCTTCTGGATCGGCATTGCGCCGGCCGTGTGGATCATCTATGTGCGTCGTAACGTGTCGGACCCGGAGATCTTCACACAGACGCGCCGCCAGATCGCCGAGGGCCAGTTGCGAAGCAACTTCACGCAAATCTTCTCGCGCGATCATCTGAAGACGACCATCCTCGGCAGCCTGCTGTGCACCGGCATGCTCGGCGGCTACTACGCGATCACCACGTGGCTGCCGACCTATCTCAAGACCGTGCGCGGCCTGTCGGTGTTCAACACGAGCGCGTATCTGATCGTGCTGATCGTCGGCTCGTTCGTGGGCTACATCGTCGGGGCGATTCTCTCCGACAAACTCGGGCGCCGCGGCGCGTTCATCTTCTTCGCCATCGCCTCGTTCGTGCTCGGCATGGTCTACACGATGCTGCCGATCACCGACAGCGCCATGCTGTTGCTCGGCTTCCCGCTGGGCATCGTCGTACAGGGCATTTTCGCGGGCATCGGCGCGTATCTGACCGAGCTGTATCCGAACCACATTCGCGGCTCGGGCCAGGGCTTCTGTTACAACCTCGGACGCGGCATCGGCTCGTTCTTTCCCATTGCAGTGGGCACGCTCGCACAAACCGGCTCGCTCGTGAAAGCCATCGGCATGGTCGCGGGCGGCGGTTATCTGCTTGTCGTCGTATGCGCGCTGCTGCTGCCGGAAACGCGCGGCAAGTCGCTCGGCACGACGGACTTCGTACATTGATGCCGGCCTGACATGGCAAAACGGGACGCCGGCTCGAACACCACGATCGACCCGACGTCCCGCCGCCTCACCGGATGGCCATTCGTGCAAGCCGGCCAACCCGGAACCGCTTCAGTGCGCGCCGCTTATGGGATGCCTTGCGGCGTCGCGACCTTCATGCCCCCGCTTACACACCCGCGGCCGGCAGCGTGCCCGCATAGGGCACCTCCGGCAATCCCCGCACGCCGCAGCGAACGGCGAATACATGTCCATCGTGTTCGTTCGCGTTTGCGCCGGGGCGAATCGACGTCACGAACAACGTGTCGAAGTCGCGGCCGCCGAACGCGCACATCGACGGCTTCGAGACCGGCAGCACGATCTCGCGATCGAGTCCGCCCGACGGCGTGAATCGCAGCACACGGCTGCCGTCGTTGGCGCACGTCCAGTAACAGCCGTCGGCGTCCACGGCCGCGCCATCGGGGCGTCCCGGATACTGGTTCATGTCCACGAACAGGCGCCGATTGCCGATCTTGCCGCGATCCGCATCGAAGTCGAACGCCCACACGCGACGCACCGTCGGATGCGAGTCGCTCAGGTACATCGTGCGGCCGTCCGGCGAGAAGCCCAGACCATTCTGCGTCACCAGTCCCTCAACGAGCGGCGCCGACAAGTGCCCGTTCGCGTCGAAGCGAAAGAGCGAACCGGCGTCGCTCGCGAGCGACATGTCCGCGACCATCGTCCCCGCCCAGAAGCGGCCCTGACGATCGCAACGCCCGTCGTTGAAACGCATGCCGGACGCAGGAAATACCGGCGCGGCCAGACGCACCCATGCCGAAGCGGACACGTCACCCGGTGCGCCGAGCCGCACCGAGAACACGCCCGTCTCGCATGCGGCGAGCAGGGTGCCCGACGTATCGATCGAGAAGCAGGCGACCTGTTCGGGGAACGTCCACTCGCGATGCTCGCCATCGGCCGGTGTCACCCGGTGCAGTTGCCTGGCCGGGATGTCGACCCAATAGAGGGCCTGTTCGTCGGCACGCCAAAGCGGGCTTTCGCCCACCGCGTGGGGCGTTGCGCGCGACGGTTCGAGCCGCTCGATGGATACGTGCGATGCACCGGCCACCGTCATGCCTTGGGCTCCATCGGGCCCATCAGCACAAAGGGGCCGCCCTGGAAGCGTTGCGTCCAGTCGTCCATTTGCGGATCCGGCGCCGTGGCCGGGAACCGGCCGGCGAACTCGGCCGAGCTGTCTTGTGGACGAAAGCCCAGGAACGCCGCCTTGGTGTTGTCGACCCACAGCGTCGGATTGTTCGACACGCCGTAGATGATGGCGTGGCCGACACGGTTCGTGAACAGCGAGCAGCGCACGAGTTCGACGAAGTCGCGATAGCTCAGGTACGTCACCATCATGCGCGGGTTCTTCGGTTGCTCGAACGACGAGCCGATACGCAGGCACACCGTCTCCAGCCCGAAGCGGTCGAAGTAGTAACGCGACAGATCTTCGCCGAAGCACTTCGAAATACCGTACATGCCGTCCGGACGGTGCGGTGCGTCGATGTCGAGCACTTCCGTGACCGGATGGAACCCGACCGCGTGATTCGAACTCGCGTAGACAATGCGCTTCACCCCCTGCTTCTGCGCCGCGCTGTAGACGTTGTACAGACCGAGGATGTTGGCTTGCAGAATGTCGTCGAACGGCGCTTCGACGGAGACACCGCCGAGATGCACGAGCGCATCGACGCCTTCGAGCAGCGCGTGGACGGCCGCGCGCTCGGCAAGGTCGACCTGCATCGCTTCTTCGTGGGCTGCGGCGTCGGAAATCGGCACGATGTCGCTCACGCGCACGATGTCGGCCCACTCGGCGAGCTTGGCGCGCAATTGCTTGCCGAGGTTGCCTGCGGCGCCGGTCAGCAAGAGACGGCGAAAGGGTTTGCCGGAAGTCTGGCTCATAGTGATCCTTGTTGCTCCTGATTCATCGATAAATCGCCATGCCCGTCGTCGCGCCGGACCGGCGAGGGCGGCCCGCTACGCATTGGCGGTCCGGTTCACGCCGGCGCGCGTGCCGCGCGCGTCATCCGGGACCGGCGACGGCGTGGCCGTTCCGGTCATGTGCGGCTTGACCACCGTCCACAGAATCACCGCGCCGATCAGATCGCCCAGCCCCAGCGCCACGAAGAACGGCGTGTAACCGACCGCGCTCACAAACGTGCCGATCACCAGGGTAAACA
This is a stretch of genomic DNA from Pandoraea faecigallinarum. It encodes these proteins:
- a CDS encoding ABC transporter ATP-binding protein/permease; the encoded protein is MSPAPSDPAPGGRGSLATTPPPGPPKPPTAWQLIRPYWVSEKRWKGRRLLALVIALNLAIVFINVRLNAWNTAFYDALDKRNWPVFKSSLVEFAVLAFSFIIIATFRTYFRQMLEIRWRQWITDATLAKWFAHQAFYRIERDHLADNPDQRISEDIRSLVNSSLALSLDLLTTVVSLFSFITILWTISGALSFALDGMNITIAGYMVWVAALYAIVGSFFIFKVGRPLVGLSYRQQQVEADFRFLLVRLRESAEQVALYRGERAEWSRLQVAFGAVRENWWQIMVVTKRLIFANSIYAQIAIVFPIMAAAPRYFAGAFTLGVLMRIIDAFGQVSDGFSWFVNSFQTLADWKATINRLREFARVIEHTPHEGGISVTRTSDTPAYMAADLQLSLPDGTPLAVAGSFAFAPGSRWLVRGRSGSGKSTMLRALAGLWPFGSGRIEVPANARVLFLSQQSYLPIDTLKAALAFPSPPDAFTDAACRDALNAVSLSQYGDDLSTHAHWARRLSGGEQQRLAAARALLQKPDYLFLDEATSALDVETEEAVYEALHARLPGTAIVSVAHRETLGRFHQHTMTLPVMSDVLPSPMAGAV
- a CDS encoding SDR family NAD(P)-dependent oxidoreductase, with amino-acid sequence MSASSSGQSTPAAHALPRAARTIVVTGAASGIGAAIARRLASPDTRLLLHTRGASGASQARLAEVRHACEGFGAQCATWFGDLTDTASAARLIDAAHDAFGPIDQFVSNAGFATRQRVSDIDDDAFARTLAAMPGAFAALLRHALPDLQRSPHGSVVAISSFVAHRFAPNQPGFPATAAAKAAIEALAKSAAAEHARAGVTINCVAPGYTRKDSGHSAIDPAAWQRAAEATPTARLCEPDDIAALAVFLLGPHARQITGQVIHVDGGLTL
- a CDS encoding MFS transporter is translated as MAFFSWFNELNTKERKALYAGFGGYAVDAFDFMIYSFLIPTLIAAWGMTKGEAGMIATSSLISSAVGGWLAGILADRFGRVRVLQWTIATFCLFTFLSGFTNSFWQLLVTRTLQGIGFGGEWTVVTMMMGEMIRSPQHRAKAVGTVQSSWSVGWAAAALLYWFFFAVLDEGYAWRACFWIGIAPAVWIIYVRRNVSDPEIFTQTRRQIAEGQLRSNFTQIFSRDHLKTTILGSLLCTGMLGGYYAITTWLPTYLKTVRGLSVFNTSAYLIVLIVGSFVGYIVGAILSDKLGRRGAFIFFAIASFVLGMVYTMLPITDSAMLLLGFPLGIVVQGIFAGIGAYLTELYPNHIRGSGQGFCYNLGRGIGSFFPIAVGTLAQTGSLVKAIGMVAGGGYLLVVVCALLLPETRGKSLGTTDFVH
- a CDS encoding SMP-30/gluconolactonase/LRE family protein, whose product is MTVAGASHVSIERLEPSRATPHAVGESPLWRADEQALYWVDIPARQLHRVTPADGEHREWTFPEQVACFSIDTSGTLLAACETGVFSVRLGAPGDVSASAWVRLAAPVFPASGMRFNDGRCDRQGRFWAGTMVADMSLASDAGSLFRFDANGHLSAPLVEGLVTQNGLGFSPDGRTMYLSDSHPTVRRVWAFDFDADRGKIGNRRLFVDMNQYPGRPDGAAVDADGCYWTCANDGSRVLRFTPSGGLDREIVLPVSKPSMCAFGGRDFDTLFVTSIRPGANANEHDGHVFAVRCGVRGLPEVPYAGTLPAAGV
- a CDS encoding NAD-dependent epimerase/dehydratase family protein, translating into MSQTSGKPFRRLLLTGAAGNLGKQLRAKLAEWADIVRVSDIVPISDAAAHEEAMQVDLAERAAVHALLEGVDALVHLGGVSVEAPFDDILQANILGLYNVYSAAQKQGVKRIVYASSNHAVGFHPVTEVLDIDAPHRPDGMYGISKCFGEDLSRYYFDRFGLETVCLRIGSSFEQPKNPRMMVTYLSYRDFVELVRCSLFTNRVGHAIIYGVSNNPTLWVDNTKAAFLGFRPQDSSAEFAGRFPATAPDPQMDDWTQRFQGGPFVLMGPMEPKA